A genomic segment from Streptosporangium roseum DSM 43021 encodes:
- a CDS encoding SDR family NAD(P)-dependent oxidoreductase: MTRRVALVTGGSRGIGAAIAVRLAAEGADVVITYARSADRAAEVVGQIEAAGARGLAMAADSADAGALVAAVERTVAEFGRIDIVVSSAGIAPFGPLEEVTLAEVDNTLAIHARASFVLAQAAARHMGPGGRIICIGSSFVERVPYPGWTLYAMSKSALIGLTKGLARDLGPRGITANLVHPGSTDTEMNPADSPEAAEERRYTALDRYCSPDDIAATVAHLAGEGGRNITGAAITVDAGTTA, translated from the coding sequence ATGACACGCAGGGTCGCGCTCGTCACCGGGGGGAGCCGTGGGATCGGCGCCGCCATCGCCGTACGGCTGGCCGCCGAAGGCGCCGACGTGGTGATCACCTACGCCCGCTCGGCCGATCGGGCGGCGGAGGTCGTCGGGCAGATCGAGGCCGCCGGCGCCCGCGGGCTGGCCATGGCCGCGGATTCCGCCGACGCCGGTGCGCTGGTCGCGGCGGTCGAGCGTACGGTCGCCGAGTTCGGGCGGATCGACATCGTGGTCAGCAGCGCCGGCATCGCCCCGTTCGGGCCGCTGGAGGAGGTGACGCTGGCCGAGGTCGACAACACCCTCGCGATCCATGCCCGCGCCTCGTTCGTGCTGGCGCAGGCAGCCGCCCGGCACATGGGTCCGGGCGGCCGGATCATCTGCATCGGCAGCAGTTTCGTCGAGCGCGTGCCGTACCCGGGGTGGACGCTCTACGCGATGAGCAAGTCCGCGCTGATCGGCCTGACCAAGGGTCTTGCCAGGGACCTGGGGCCGCGGGGGATCACGGCCAACCTCGTCCATCCCGGTTCGACCGACACCGAGATGAACCCGGCCGACAGCCCGGAAGCGGCGGAGGAGCGACGGTACACCGCCCTGGATCGTTACTGCAGCCCCGATGACATCGCCGCCACCGTCGCCCATCTGGCGGGTGAGGGCGGCCGGAACATCACCGGCGCCGCCATCACCGTCGACGCGGGCACCACGGCCTGA
- a CDS encoding DMT family transporter: MAWALLFVAAVLEIVWATALERSDGFTRPWPTFIGVTTAVLSFVMLTFALKTLPMGTAYAVWVGLGALGVAVVGIAALGESAAPARLACLALILIGVIGLKLLDG; encoded by the coding sequence ATGGCCTGGGCTCTGCTCTTCGTGGCGGCCGTGCTGGAGATCGTCTGGGCCACCGCGCTCGAACGCTCAGACGGGTTCACCCGGCCCTGGCCGACGTTCATCGGGGTGACGACGGCGGTCTTGAGCTTCGTCATGCTCACCTTCGCGCTCAAGACCCTGCCCATGGGCACCGCGTACGCCGTCTGGGTCGGACTGGGCGCGCTCGGAGTCGCCGTCGTGGGCATCGCCGCCCTGGGCGAAAGCGCGGCACCTGCCCGGCTGGCCTGCCTGGCGCTCATCTTGATCGGCGTCATCGGTCTCAAGCTCCTGGACGGGTGA
- a CDS encoding aminoglycoside 3'-phosphotransferase has protein sequence MSRPVIAEIPTGPVTVPDVVAALAGGDTVTPVWRNELGGLTFRLEDGRGGTRYAKWIAAGTPEIDLPAEAERLAWAQRWATVPRVIEHGTDADGAWLVTEAVPGRSAVDPRWIADPATAAAAIGRGLRLLHDVLPVEQCPFDWSIDRRLARADERIADGEEPAGWSPEHRHLDLAKARARIGEPPAIDRLVVCHGDACVPNTLLHDDGTFAAHVDLGSLGVADRWADLAVTAWSTEWNYGPGYDGILYDAYGITPDPERIAYYRLLWDMA, from the coding sequence ATGAGCCGCCCCGTCATCGCCGAGATCCCGACCGGCCCCGTGACCGTCCCCGACGTCGTCGCGGCGCTCGCCGGCGGCGACACCGTCACCCCGGTGTGGCGCAACGAGCTCGGCGGCCTCACCTTCCGCCTGGAGGACGGGCGCGGCGGCACCAGGTATGCCAAATGGATCGCCGCCGGCACCCCGGAGATCGACCTCCCCGCCGAGGCCGAGCGCCTGGCCTGGGCGCAGCGATGGGCGACCGTCCCGCGAGTCATCGAGCACGGGACGGACGCCGACGGCGCGTGGCTGGTCACAGAAGCCGTCCCCGGCCGCTCGGCGGTGGACCCTCGGTGGATCGCCGACCCGGCGACCGCGGCGGCCGCGATCGGCCGAGGATTGCGCCTGCTCCACGACGTTCTGCCCGTGGAGCAGTGCCCGTTCGACTGGAGCATCGATCGACGGCTCGCGCGCGCCGACGAGCGCATCGCCGACGGAGAGGAGCCGGCCGGCTGGTCCCCCGAGCACCGGCACCTCGATCTGGCCAAGGCCCGGGCGCGCATCGGCGAGCCGCCCGCGATCGACCGCCTGGTCGTCTGTCACGGGGACGCGTGCGTCCCCAACACCCTGCTGCACGACGACGGCACGTTCGCCGCACACGTCGACCTTGGTTCGCTCGGAGTGGCCGACCGGTGGGCCGACCTCGCGGTCACGGCCTGGAGCACAGAGTGGAACTACGGCCCGGGATACGACGGCATCCTGTACGACGCCTACGGGATCACCCCGGACCCGGAGCGCATCGCCTATTACCGCCTGCTCTGGGACATGGCCTGA
- a CDS encoding RidA family protein — MERTAVNPWAWSVEMGYNQGEIISGHTRTLYCAGQTAMSGDGKPQHADDMAAQLALSLDNLEAVLGEAGMSLANLVRLNVYTTDADRLFEHYGVLASRLGAAGVAPSTTMLGVTRLAIPDLMVELEGTAVA; from the coding sequence ATGGAGCGAACCGCGGTCAACCCGTGGGCGTGGTCGGTGGAGATGGGGTACAACCAGGGTGAGATCATCTCCGGGCACACCCGGACCCTGTACTGCGCCGGGCAGACCGCGATGAGCGGCGACGGCAAGCCCCAGCACGCCGATGACATGGCGGCGCAGTTGGCGCTGAGCCTCGACAACCTGGAGGCCGTGCTCGGCGAGGCCGGCATGTCCCTCGCGAACCTCGTCCGGCTCAACGTCTACACCACCGACGCCGATCGGCTCTTCGAGCACTACGGAGTGCTGGCGTCGCGGTTGGGCGCCGCCGGGGTGGCACCGTCCACCACGATGCTCGGCGTGACACGGCTGGCGATCCCCGACCTGATGGTCGAGCTTGAGGGGACCGCCGTCGCGTGA